TGTCAATATAGATATATATATGAGTTAACTTTGGAAATGCAATAATATACGAGGTGATAGTCATGAATAATAAAGCTGTAATTTTAGGATCCAATTATTATATAGGTTTAAGTGCCATTCGATGTTTAGGGGTGCATGGTATAACCACTGTAGCTGTAGACTACTCTGAAGAAAACACCTATGGTGCTAAATCCAAATATTGTTCTGAAAGGCTTATTTCTCCCCACTATAAAGAAGATCCAAAGGGGTTTATTAGGTTTTTAAAGGATTATGCCAAGAGACAAAGTTCTCCTCCAGTGCTTATTCCCTGTCACGATGCATATGTTGAGATTGTTGATGAATACTTATCAGAGCTGCAGGAATGTTTCCTTATTCCTCAAACTGACAAAGGCTTATATACAAAGCTTATGAATAAAGAAACCTTGCACCGATTAGCTATGGAAAAAGGTGTGACTGTACCAGAGACAGTTAGGGTAAATGAAGAGAATTTCTTTGAAAAAGTAGAAAGCATGATTAAATTTCCTTGTATTGTTAAACCTGTTGATTCAGCCTCCTTTGTGGCGAAATTTAGAAGAAAGATATTTAAGGTTCATAATAAAGAGGAACTAGAAAAAGCCTTAGAAAAGGCCCAAGACGCCGACTTAGAAGTAATTGTCCAAAGGATTATACCAGGCTTTGATGATCATATGTATACTTTTGACGCCTATTTAAATCAAGAGGCTAAAGTAACCCATTGGACCACCTGTCAAAAGTATCGTCAATATCCTATCAACTTTGGAGCCTCTGTTTATACGGGACAAAAACATGTACCTGAGCTTTATGAAATTGGGGCTAAATTTTTAGAAGAGGTAGGCTATAAAGGGTTTGCTGAAATAGAATTCAAAAAGGATGAAGAAACTGGAGAATTTTATCTAATAGAAATAAATGTGAGAATTACCAACTTTAATAATATGTTATATAAGGTGGGTTTAAATATGCCCTATATAACCTACCGAGAATTAACAGGACAACCCCTAGAGCCCAAGGCTATTACAGAAGATACAAACATCGTGTTTTGGTATGCTTTTGAGGATTTATTGGCAATTAAAGATTATATCAAAACTGGACAACTTACCTTGTGGGAGGTACTGGCATCTTTATTTAAACCAAAGGCCTACGCAATTTGGGATTGGAATGATCCAGCACCTGGTTTTGCATTTTTACAAAACCTTGCAGGTAAAATATTGAAAAAAATCACTAGAAGATAACACAAGAAACTTATAGTAAGAAAATTTCTATTAGAGATAAATAGAAGGAGGGATACAAATGGTAAAACTAAGAAAACTACTTAATTCAATAGGGGTTTTAGAAGCTTCTAATGAAAAAGACCTTATTATTCGTGGTATTTCATATCATTCCCAAAAGGTTGGTGAAGGACATCTTTTTGTCTGCATTAAAGGATATAAAACCGATGGACATAAATATCTTTCTCAAGCAGTGGAAAAGGGAGCTGTAGCTGCTGTAGTAGAAGAATTTCAAGAGGGAATCGATATACCCCAATATCTTGTGGAAAATAGTAGAATTGCCTTAGCTCAATTAGGAGCAGCTTTTTATAACAATCCTTCTAAAGCTATGAAAATGATAGGTATTACAGCCACCAATGGCAAAACAACCACTTCCTATATGACCAATGCTATTTTAGAAAATCATGGATTGAAAACAGGATTGATAGGAACTGTTTCTATAAAAATAGATGATGAATCTATACCTGCTGAGTTGACAACACCAGAATCCTTAGATTTACAATGTTATTTAAATGAAATGGTGGAACGGGATGTCTCTCATGTAACCATGGAGG
This Natronincola ferrireducens DNA region includes the following protein-coding sequences:
- a CDS encoding carboxylate--amine ligase — encoded protein: MNNKAVILGSNYYIGLSAIRCLGVHGITTVAVDYSEENTYGAKSKYCSERLISPHYKEDPKGFIRFLKDYAKRQSSPPVLIPCHDAYVEIVDEYLSELQECFLIPQTDKGLYTKLMNKETLHRLAMEKGVTVPETVRVNEENFFEKVESMIKFPCIVKPVDSASFVAKFRRKIFKVHNKEELEKALEKAQDADLEVIVQRIIPGFDDHMYTFDAYLNQEAKVTHWTTCQKYRQYPINFGASVYTGQKHVPELYEIGAKFLEEVGYKGFAEIEFKKDEETGEFYLIEINVRITNFNNMLYKVGLNMPYITYRELTGQPLEPKAITEDTNIVFWYAFEDLLAIKDYIKTGQLTLWEVLASLFKPKAYAIWDWNDPAPGFAFLQNLAGKILKKITRR